The Opitutales bacterium ASA1 genome window below encodes:
- a CDS encoding ferritin-like domain-containing protein, producing the protein MSLNTLKDLLSHQLRDLYNADKQYLDILPAMCSSASDEDLVKQLHQISRDVRDGASKLVEACGLLGIPAAGVTCEAMRGLVREANENVVEQGDPFVVDAALIANAQRIAHYQIAGFGTARQFARVLDCGAVADILDTRAEMAGNHDKALTKVATGGWFSRGVNQFAEAGR; encoded by the coding sequence ATGTCACTGAATACGCTCAAAGATCTCCTCTCTCATCAGCTCCGCGACCTCTACAACGCGGACAAACAGTATCTCGACATCCTGCCGGCCATGTGCTCCTCGGCGAGCGACGAGGACTTGGTGAAGCAACTCCATCAGATTTCCCGAGACGTGCGCGACGGCGCGTCGAAGCTCGTCGAAGCATGTGGACTGCTCGGAATTCCGGCCGCCGGAGTCACCTGCGAAGCCATGCGCGGCCTCGTCCGAGAAGCGAACGAGAACGTCGTCGAACAGGGCGACCCGTTCGTCGTCGACGCCGCGCTCATCGCCAACGCCCAACGCATCGCCCACTACCAAATCGCCGGCTTCGGGACCGCGCGGCAATTTGCACGAGTCCTCGATTGCGGTGCTGTCGCCGATATCTTGGACACTCGAGCCGAAATGGCCGGCAACCACGACAAGGCACTCACCAAGGTGGCCACTGGTGGGTGGTTCAGCCGCGGCGTCAATCAGTTCGCCGAGGCCGGCCGCTGA